The sequence TGGCCGCCTCGGCACGGCACTTCGGCGCGCAGGCGCGGGTCCGGTTCGCCGAGGCGTTCGTGCCGTCCCGCTTCGTGTGGGATCTGTCGCCGCCGCCTCAGCTGCCGCCGGCTCTGGCCGACATGCCGGTGTACCAGGCCGCGTACCGAAGCCGGGGGGTGACATGAACGCCGGTGGCCGCCACCGCCCGCGCCGCGGTCCGCGGTCGCGGGAGAGCTACCGGCTCGCCCTGGCCGCGCACGGCGCGGTGTTCGTCGCGGCGCTGCTGCTGTTCGGCCTCGACCGGACGCTGGGCTGGCTGGCCACCGCCCTGAACCTGGTCTTTCTGATCTTCTTCTTCCGGCACCTCGGTTTCGCCGTGGCCGCCGCCCGGTGGGCCGAACGGGACCTGAACGCGCCGCTGGTCGGGGTGGAGGACTTCACCCCGACGGTGGCCGTGCTCGTCGCCTGCAAGGACGAGGAGCTGGTGGTGGACGGCATGGTGGCGGCGCTGCTGTCGCTCGACTACCCGGCGCACGCGCTGACCGTGGTGGTGGTCGACGACGCCTCCACCGACGGCACCGGCGCCCGGCTGGACGCCTGGGCCGCCGCCGACCCGCGCCTGCGGGTGCTGCACCGCGAGCCGGGCGCCGGCGGCGGCAAGTCCGGGGCGCTCAACGACGCGCTGGCGCTGACCGACTCGGAACTCGCGGTGGTCTTCGACGCCGACCACCAGCCGGAGCCGGACGTGCTGCGCCGCCTGGCCCGGCACTTCCGGGACCCGCGGGTCGGCGCGGTGATGGGCCGCTGCGTGGTACGCAACGGCGTCGAGTCGTCGCTGGCCTCCACGATCTTCGTCGACTACCTCTCCGGCTACCTGGTCAACGAGTACGGCCGGCAGGCGCTGTTCGAGCTGCCCGCGTACGGCGGGGCGAACTGCGCGGTGCGCACCTCGCTGATCCGGGCGCTGGGCGGCTGGAACCCGGACACCGTCACCGAGGACACCGACCTGACGCTGCGGCTGCTGCTGGACGGTCACCGGGTGCGCTACGACCCGTCGGCGGTCGACTTCGAGGAGGCGGTGCTGTCCTCGCGGCGCTTCTGGAAGCAGCGCTACCGGTGGGCGCGCGGACACCAGAAGTGCCTGCGCGACTACTGGCGGCCGATCCTGCGGACGCCGCACCTGAGCGTGACCGAGAAGGTCGAGACGATCCTGTTCCTGTGGGTGTACCACGTCCCGGTGCTGTGCGGGCTGGGCCTGCTGCTGATCGTGCTGCACGCGTTCGGCGTCGGGAACTCGTCGGCGATCCAGATGGTGTCGCTGTCCGCGCTGCTGTTCGCCGGGCCGTTCTGCGAGCTGGCGGTGGGTCTGGTGCTGGGCCGGGTGGAACGGCGCGCGGTGTGGACGCTGGTCGGCTTCATCCCGGCGTTCGGCATGTCGATCATGACGGCCACCAAGGCGTACTTCGAGGGCATGGCCGGCACCACGT is a genomic window of Actinoplanes teichomyceticus ATCC 31121 containing:
- a CDS encoding glycosyltransferase family 2 protein, coding for MNAGGRHRPRRGPRSRESYRLALAAHGAVFVAALLLFGLDRTLGWLATALNLVFLIFFFRHLGFAVAAARWAERDLNAPLVGVEDFTPTVAVLVACKDEELVVDGMVAALLSLDYPAHALTVVVVDDASTDGTGARLDAWAAADPRLRVLHREPGAGGGKSGALNDALALTDSELAVVFDADHQPEPDVLRRLARHFRDPRVGAVMGRCVVRNGVESSLASTIFVDYLSGYLVNEYGRQALFELPAYGGANCAVRTSLIRALGGWNPDTVTEDTDLTLRLLLDGHRVRYDPSAVDFEEAVLSSRRFWKQRYRWARGHQKCLRDYWRPILRTPHLSVTEKVETILFLWVYHVPVLCGLGLLLIVLHAFGVGNSSAIQMVSLSALLFAGPFCELAVGLVLGRVERRAVWTLVGFIPAFGMSIMTATKAYFEGMAGTTYTWSKTARSGATSVVAAPRQLEPAG